The proteins below come from a single Solidesulfovibrio fructosivorans JJ] genomic window:
- a CDS encoding AsmA family protein, translating to MPASTPDSSPKRAMRLRRLRRLIALAAISATLAVFVLPLAARELIGAARLKAITEQTLSDALGRRVTITGDVSILFVPWFGLSMGPVAVADAPGFGDAPMLTARRVELTIRVLPLLRRVVSPGSVRVRDLTLALRRDTSGRANWDDLTAPQQTAAAEAPGWEVAPEPRDVRLENATVTYDDAVTGRTLSVTKANLKTGRSQPFDFSISFLAKGFMAGGQLECHASGQAGLNAATGELRLGKTLVETILTVDHPLVPGGATPVRVASRLTATYAPETGTLAVTDLDARLPEAILTGSATLSALPGDAKLATRLNLTLDAQGKWREILGLTSGEPPGSLVAAPAPDAAAPRPAGDSQAIFSAPEKHVPGKLSLAIDATADASGIALREATLSLPGKGRITAKAGLTFDQGPRLDATLAATDVDFDALPRPAGTASWSWPAPWPGYWPAKGVLDARIDLRHCRMAGLAMNDAHATLTGGEGLLRLYPVSIALPGGVAALDVRIDAGPDGASPETPGSLGLDARAAVTPTPVAGQPAGPPSRLRLLGRLHAEGARGNIMLQTPDPVRAAAVVGLAGLVPFSAPLDAKGTVTITPGVGRAVAKAALTGISATIDSTGLTGQITYNTDAGGSLGFDLAAEALDLDRFAALSGAASSEAEGAGDMRAEGRLRLGRVSARGIEAKNVALGLTVAAGKISGVLTGGELFGGKLSGKVETTPAGKIDASLVVAGINAARLPGVSPTSLALSGTFTAKAGFEAQKNTKGKLTGLTASIETDAARLALGTGSNRQTLAVPKAKLTLTGRDGASGPDTAIACDASLAVSQAAGFGLSDIKLSATGPLSVDNAGKVRLSAPVKIEASALAKHGVSGKAVKLALAGPITPDAGGGFSTGEVRLTAGGVPATVKVWRKGGEAAPVNFSVETGALSPRKALADWGVALPADLPGDRLAKGSFAASGTASGHGLDIKRLSLVVDDVTMAGSGTMPEYNPRRGKWDLTVDRLDWDAYFPRQATSGPPPLAERRKPLELDVLRSLALEAKIRLGWFKKGNVTFGATTITADARGGRFTYHQDSPRFYGGRFAADIRGDARDTALKTLVELKLESIEIARFLWDWAEGDTLGSGSATFILAARTSGINEMELRDNLAGNASLQITRGTLKVREPASKSGVRPEPERIPFSVFSSSWQARGGVAHSDDFLIESPRMRVSGKGNVDLRDESINLSVTAALTSGGQVPATIIGPLDNPKLTIDRSKMLGEMVYRVLQGIVSIPGKAVTRILQIR from the coding sequence ATGCCCGCATCCACACCCGATTCCTCCCCAAAACGCGCCATGCGTCTGCGGCGTTTGCGCCGGCTGATCGCCCTGGCGGCCATAAGCGCCACCCTGGCCGTATTCGTCCTGCCGCTCGCGGCGCGTGAACTTATCGGCGCGGCGCGGCTCAAGGCCATCACCGAGCAGACCCTTTCCGACGCCCTGGGCCGGCGGGTGACCATCACCGGCGACGTTTCCATCCTGTTCGTGCCCTGGTTCGGCCTGTCCATGGGTCCGGTGGCCGTGGCCGACGCCCCCGGATTCGGCGACGCGCCCATGCTCACGGCCCGGCGCGTGGAGCTGACCATCCGGGTGCTGCCGCTTTTGCGCCGGGTGGTCTCGCCGGGCTCGGTGCGGGTGCGCGACCTGACCCTGGCCCTGCGGCGCGACACTTCCGGCCGGGCCAACTGGGACGACCTGACCGCCCCGCAGCAGACCGCCGCCGCCGAGGCCCCGGGCTGGGAAGTGGCCCCCGAACCCCGCGACGTTCGCCTGGAAAACGCCACCGTCACCTACGACGACGCCGTCACGGGCCGCACGCTGTCCGTGACCAAGGCCAATCTCAAAACGGGCCGGAGCCAGCCGTTCGATTTCTCGATCTCCTTCCTGGCCAAGGGCTTCATGGCCGGCGGGCAGCTCGAGTGCCACGCCTCGGGCCAGGCCGGCCTCAACGCCGCGACCGGAGAGCTGCGCCTGGGCAAAACCCTGGTGGAAACCATCCTGACCGTGGACCATCCGCTGGTCCCCGGCGGGGCGACGCCGGTGCGCGTGGCCTCGCGCCTGACCGCCACCTACGCGCCCGAAACCGGGACGCTCGCCGTGACCGACCTGGACGCCCGGCTGCCCGAGGCGATCCTGACCGGCTCGGCGACGCTGTCCGCCCTGCCCGGCGACGCCAAGCTGGCCACGCGCTTGAACCTGACCCTGGACGCCCAGGGGAAATGGCGTGAGATCCTGGGCCTCACCTCGGGCGAGCCGCCCGGCAGCCTGGTGGCCGCGCCAGCGCCGGATGCCGCCGCGCCGCGGCCCGCCGGCGACAGCCAGGCCATATTTTCGGCCCCGGAGAAGCATGTTCCGGGCAAGCTGTCCCTGGCCATCGACGCCACGGCCGATGCCTCGGGCATCGCTTTGCGCGAGGCGACCCTGTCGCTGCCCGGAAAGGGACGCATCACGGCCAAGGCCGGCCTGACCTTCGACCAGGGGCCGCGCCTCGACGCCACCCTAGCCGCCACGGACGTGGATTTCGACGCCCTGCCCCGGCCGGCGGGCACGGCTTCCTGGTCCTGGCCCGCGCCCTGGCCCGGCTACTGGCCGGCCAAAGGCGTCCTCGACGCCAGGATCGACCTGCGCCATTGCCGCATGGCGGGACTGGCCATGAACGACGCCCATGCCACGCTGACCGGCGGCGAAGGATTGCTGCGCCTCTATCCCGTATCCATCGCCCTTCCCGGCGGCGTGGCCGCCCTGGACGTGCGCATCGACGCCGGGCCGGACGGCGCGTCGCCCGAAACGCCGGGGAGCCTGGGCCTCGATGCCCGGGCCGCCGTGACCCCGACCCCTGTCGCGGGCCAGCCGGCCGGGCCGCCAAGCCGGTTGCGGCTTCTGGGACGCCTGCATGCCGAAGGCGCGCGCGGCAACATCATGCTGCAGACCCCGGACCCGGTCCGGGCGGCGGCGGTCGTGGGGCTGGCCGGGCTGGTGCCCTTTTCCGCCCCCCTGGACGCCAAGGGCACCGTCACCATCACCCCGGGCGTGGGCCGGGCCGTGGCCAAGGCGGCCCTGACCGGAATTTCGGCCACCATCGACAGCACGGGGCTCACCGGCCAGATCACCTACAACACGGACGCGGGCGGAAGCCTCGGCTTCGATCTCGCCGCCGAGGCCCTGGATCTGGACCGTTTCGCCGCCCTTTCCGGCGCGGCCTCTTCCGAGGCCGAGGGCGCCGGGGATATGCGGGCCGAAGGCAGGCTGCGGCTCGGGCGCGTGTCGGCGCGGGGCATCGAAGCCAAAAACGTGGCCCTGGGCCTGACGGTCGCGGCGGGAAAGATTTCCGGCGTGCTGACGGGCGGGGAACTCTTCGGCGGCAAGCTCTCGGGCAAGGTCGAGACCACTCCGGCAGGGAAAATCGACGCCTCCCTCGTCGTGGCCGGAATCAACGCGGCGCGCCTGCCCGGCGTTTCCCCGACAAGCCTGGCCCTGTCCGGAACGTTTACGGCCAAGGCCGGATTCGAGGCGCAAAAAAACACCAAAGGCAAATTGACGGGGCTTACGGCGAGCATCGAAACCGATGCCGCCCGCCTGGCCCTGGGGACGGGAAGCAACCGGCAAACCCTCGCCGTGCCCAAGGCCAAGCTGACCCTGACCGGGCGCGACGGCGCATCCGGCCCGGACACCGCGATTGCCTGCGACGCCTCCCTGGCCGTCAGCCAGGCCGCCGGTTTCGGATTGAGCGACATCAAACTCTCCGCCACCGGGCCGCTTTCCGTGGACAATGCCGGCAAGGTGCGCCTCTCCGCCCCGGTCAAAATCGAGGCCTCGGCCCTGGCCAAACACGGCGTTTCCGGCAAGGCGGTCAAGCTCGCCCTGGCCGGGCCGATCACGCCCGACGCCGGCGGCGGATTTTCCACCGGCGAAGTGCGCCTTACCGCCGGCGGGGTGCCGGCCACGGTCAAGGTCTGGCGCAAGGGCGGCGAGGCCGCGCCCGTGAATTTCTCCGTGGAGACGGGGGCCCTCTCCCCGCGCAAGGCCCTGGCCGACTGGGGCGTGGCCCTGCCGGCCGACCTGCCGGGCGATCGCCTGGCCAAAGGGTCCTTCGCGGCATCCGGCACGGCATCGGGCCACGGCCTCGACATCAAGCGGCTGTCGCTGGTCGTGGACGACGTCACCATGGCCGGAAGCGGCACGATGCCCGAGTACAATCCCCGTCGCGGCAAGTGGGACCTGACCGTGGACCGGCTGGACTGGGACGCCTATTTCCCCCGGCAGGCCACGTCCGGGCCGCCGCCCCTGGCCGAACGGCGCAAGCCCCTCGAACTCGACGTGCTGCGAAGCCTGGCCCTGGAAGCCAAAATCAGGCTCGGCTGGTTCAAGAAAGGCAACGTGACCTTCGGGGCCACCACCATCACCGCCGACGCCAGGGGGGGGCGGTTCACCTACCACCAGGACTCCCCGCGTTTTTACGGCGGCCGGTTCGCCGCCGACATCCGGGGCGACGCCAGGGACACGGCGCTCAAGACCCTGGTCGAACTCAAGCTCGAAAGCATCGAGATCGCGCGATTTTTGTGGGATTGGGCCGAAGGGGACACGCTTGGCTCCGGCAGCGCCACGTTCATCCTGGCCGCCCGCACCAGCGGGATCAACGAAATGGAGCTCCGCGACAACCTGGCCGGCAACGCCAGCCTGCAAATCACCCGGGGCACGCTCAAGGTGCGGGAGCCGGCCTCCAAGTCCGGCGTGCGGCCCGAGCCCGAGCGCATTCCCTTCAGCGTCTTCTCCTCGTCCTGGCAGGCCAGGGGCGGCGTGGCCCACAGCGACGATTTCCTCATCGAAAGCCCGCGCATGCGCGTCTCCGGCAAGGGCAACGTTGATTTGCGCGACGAAAGCATCAACCTGAGCGTCACGGCCGCCCTGACCAGCGGCGGGCAGGTGCCGGCCACCATCATCGGCCCCCTCGACAATCCCAAGCTCACCATCGACCGCAGCAAGATGCTCGGCGAGATGGTCTACCGGGTGCTCCAGGGCATCGTCAGCATCCCCGGCAAGGCCGTCACCCGCATCCTGCAAATCCGCTGA
- a CDS encoding nucleotidyltransferase family protein → MITRALILSAGLGTRLRPLTDVMPKPMVPLAGKPLLEHLVRLCTRYGVRDIAMNLHYLPHVVTDHFGDGAAFGVRLLYGLEAELLGTAGAVNSFREFFSEPFFVIYGDVLFEVDLAAVATAHAQSGATATVGLYRVDNPTQCGLVDRDETGRILRFVEKPPVAFTDLANAGLYVMSPKVLDYIPESGFCDFGHDVFPAMLAAGEPLYGHVLDGYVMDIGSPQKYERAKRHLADAGPGDGTGAETRS, encoded by the coding sequence TTGATTACACGCGCGCTTATCCTTTCCGCCGGTCTGGGGACGCGGCTGCGGCCGCTGACCGACGTCATGCCCAAGCCCATGGTGCCGCTGGCCGGGAAACCGCTCCTCGAGCATCTGGTGCGGCTGTGCACCCGTTATGGCGTGCGCGACATCGCCATGAACCTGCACTACCTGCCCCATGTGGTGACGGACCATTTTGGCGACGGCGCGGCGTTCGGCGTACGGCTGCTTTATGGCCTGGAGGCCGAACTGCTCGGCACGGCCGGGGCGGTCAACAGCTTCCGGGAATTTTTCAGCGAGCCTTTTTTCGTCATCTACGGCGACGTGCTCTTCGAGGTCGATTTGGCGGCCGTGGCCACGGCCCATGCCCAAAGCGGCGCGACGGCGACCGTCGGGCTCTACCGGGTGGACAACCCCACGCAGTGCGGGCTGGTCGACCGCGACGAAACGGGCCGCATCCTGCGCTTCGTGGAGAAACCGCCGGTCGCTTTTACCGATCTGGCCAATGCCGGTCTGTACGTCATGTCGCCGAAGGTGCTCGATTACATTCCCGAATCCGGCTTCTGCGACTTCGGCCACGATGTCTTTCCGGCCATGCTGGCCGCCGGGGAGCCGCTTTACGGCCATGTCCTGGACGGCTACGTCATGGACATCGGTTCGCCGCAAAAGTACGAGCGGGCCAAGCGCCATCTGGCCGATGCGGGCCCGGGCGATGGTACTGGAGCGGAGACGCGGTCATGA
- the cobA gene encoding uroporphyrinogen-III C-methyltransferase, whose translation MSKVYLLGAGPGDPGLITVRARDILSRADVVVYDYLANKAFLDFCRPDATIYYVGKKGGDHTLPQDKINDLLVEMAKAGKMVARLKGGDPFVFGRGGEEAEELVAAGCPFEVVPGVTSAVAAPAYAGIPITHRSFCSSVSFITGHEDPTKAESSLNWEAFAQSGSTLVFFMGVKNLPHITENLMKAGMPGDTPAALVRWGTTCHHKSLVATVATMAEEAARKGFAPPSLFVVGGVVSLRDTLGWYEKRPLLGQGVVVTRSREQASDLTRLLADEGACCYEFPAIEIAPLEDADPVRQAIGRLFDYDWVIFTSVNGVKCFFAEIDTLSLDARVFAGIRVAAIGPATAQALAARGIRPDFVPERFVAESVVAGLLDQGVVGTRVLIPRAREAREVLPEKLAEAGAYVDVLAVYDTKPVNQDPAEIVEAMQSGAIRYVTFTSSSTVRNFFAKVPPEVVKAADDVKLACIGPITAKTLGEFGFTPDIVAEAYTVPALAKAVIDDAVAEAGGAS comes from the coding sequence ATGTCCAAAGTTTATCTCCTTGGGGCCGGTCCCGGCGATCCGGGGCTTATCACCGTGCGCGCCAGGGACATTCTCTCTCGCGCCGACGTCGTGGTCTATGATTACTTGGCCAACAAGGCCTTTCTCGATTTCTGCCGTCCGGACGCGACGATCTATTACGTGGGCAAGAAGGGCGGCGACCACACCCTGCCCCAGGACAAGATCAACGACCTGCTCGTGGAGATGGCCAAGGCCGGCAAGATGGTGGCGCGCCTCAAGGGCGGCGATCCGTTCGTGTTCGGGCGCGGCGGCGAGGAGGCCGAGGAGCTGGTGGCCGCCGGCTGTCCCTTCGAGGTCGTGCCCGGCGTGACCTCGGCCGTGGCCGCGCCGGCCTATGCCGGCATCCCCATCACCCACCGCTCGTTTTGCTCGTCGGTGTCGTTCATCACCGGCCACGAGGACCCGACCAAGGCCGAAAGCTCGCTCAATTGGGAGGCGTTCGCCCAATCCGGCTCCACGCTGGTCTTTTTCATGGGCGTCAAAAACCTGCCCCATATCACCGAAAATCTCATGAAGGCCGGCATGCCCGGCGATACCCCGGCGGCACTGGTGCGCTGGGGCACCACCTGCCACCACAAAAGCCTTGTGGCCACCGTCGCCACCATGGCCGAGGAGGCCGCCAGGAAGGGTTTCGCCCCGCCGTCCCTGTTCGTGGTCGGCGGCGTGGTGTCCCTGCGCGACACCCTGGGCTGGTATGAGAAGCGGCCGCTGCTCGGCCAGGGCGTGGTGGTGACGCGCAGCCGGGAACAGGCCAGCGACCTGACCCGGTTGCTCGCCGACGAGGGGGCCTGCTGCTACGAATTCCCGGCCATCGAGATCGCGCCCCTGGAAGACGCCGATCCCGTGCGCCAGGCCATCGGCCGCCTCTTCGACTACGACTGGGTGATTTTCACCTCGGTCAACGGCGTCAAATGCTTTTTCGCCGAGATCGACACCCTGTCCCTCGACGCCCGGGTCTTTGCCGGCATCCGCGTGGCCGCCATCGGCCCGGCCACGGCCCAGGCGCTTGCCGCGCGCGGCATCCGGCCCGATTTCGTGCCCGAGCGCTTCGTGGCCGAATCCGTGGTCGCGGGGCTCCTCGACCAGGGCGTGGTCGGAACCCGGGTGCTCATTCCCCGCGCCCGGGAAGCCCGCGAGGTGCTGCCGGAAAAGCTGGCCGAAGCCGGGGCCTATGTCGACGTCCTGGCCGTCTACGACACCAAGCCCGTGAACCAGGACCCGGCCGAGATCGTCGAGGCCATGCAATCCGGCGCGATCCGCTACGTCACCTTCACCAGCTCCTCCACGGTGAGGAATTTCTTCGCCAAGGTGCCGCCCGAGGTTGTCAAGGCGGCCGACGACGTGAAGCTCGCCTGCATCGGGCCCATCACGGCCAAGACCCTGGGCGAGTTCGGGTTCACGCCGGACATTGTGGCCGAGGCCTACACCGTGCCGGCTCTGGCCAAGGCCGTCATCGACGACGCCGTGGCCGAGGCCGGCGGCGCGTCATGA
- the purN gene encoding phosphoribosylglycinamide formyltransferase: MSLPLAVLVSGSGSNLQAIIDRIEAGRIDARIKVVLSDKADAHGLVRAAKHGIPTRVLPFGEYPDRAAFDAALLAAVRESGARAVILAGFMRLLGKGFIAAYRDRILNIHPALLPSFPGLRAQEQAIGYGVAVSGATVHFVDEKMDNGPIVIQAAVPALPDDDAKSLGARILALEHRIYPQAVAWLAAGRLAIDGRKTRLAPSGAPLAHMDSPCLVNPPLEEGF; the protein is encoded by the coding sequence ATGAGCCTGCCCCTGGCCGTGCTCGTTTCCGGTTCGGGTTCGAACCTGCAAGCGATCATCGACCGGATCGAGGCGGGCCGCATCGACGCCCGCATCAAGGTGGTCCTTTCGGACAAGGCCGACGCCCACGGCCTTGTCCGGGCCGCGAAGCACGGCATCCCGACCCGCGTCCTGCCTTTTGGCGAGTACCCCGACCGGGCCGCCTTCGACGCGGCGCTGCTCGCCGCCGTGCGCGAGTCGGGCGCGCGCGCCGTCATCCTGGCCGGATTCATGCGCCTTTTGGGCAAGGGTTTTATCGCCGCCTACCGGGACCGCATCCTCAACATCCACCCGGCCCTGCTCCCGAGCTTCCCGGGCCTTCGCGCCCAGGAGCAGGCCATCGGCTACGGCGTGGCCGTCTCCGGGGCCACCGTGCATTTCGTGGACGAGAAGATGGACAACGGCCCCATCGTCATCCAGGCCGCCGTGCCGGCCCTGCCGGACGACGACGCGAAAAGCCTCGGCGCGCGCATCCTGGCCCTGGAGCACCGCATCTACCCCCAGGCCGTGGCCTGGCTGGCCGCCGGGCGCCTCGCCATCGACGGCCGCAAGACGCGACTGGCTCCGTCAGGTGCGCCCCTGGCACATATGGACAGCCCTTGTTTGGTGAATCCTCCCTTGGAAGAAGGCTTTTAA
- a CDS encoding CgeB family protein has product MDRPAAPAYAAEAVAGPDGALADVRLTVSGKTRHLAGRGGAEAERERALALAAAGGLPVFVGAGLGAGIAAVAANHAGPIFVLDKEEAIDAATGVRKALADRPSVVFLDDADPRRAAARVTDAARQAGFSALAVIAHPAYPRLDPAWYGAVVTALRGYDALRARLRGPRFAGGPPRVLILSRPYFLYREIEAALTRLAITWRRVATGTGDTGDEGTVAAILGAITDFHPDMALTVNHLGLDREGRLAGLLADIGLPLASWFVDSPRLILHDYAALATDATMVFSYDADALPELASAGFRHTAWLPLGTDPHLFSPLAADPAAPHPWRADVSFVGASMAEQAREALARLTPFPALRRALPQAAAAFMASPEKSARAFLAADPGRGPAYAALPTAEARLDAELALTWEATKRYRHACVRELLPFSPLIAGDADWETVLPGMGKAWRATGPLDYYADLPGFYPRSAVNLNCTSLQMKGAVNQRVFDAPATGAFVLSDAREQLARLFDIGREAITYAVPEEIGPLVRHYLAHPAERARIATAARKRVLAEHTYDKRLTDLLAAMKGIFG; this is encoded by the coding sequence ATGGACCGTCCAGCCGCCCCCGCCTATGCCGCCGAGGCCGTCGCCGGCCCGGACGGGGCGCTTGCCGACGTGCGCCTGACCGTTTCGGGCAAGACGCGGCATCTGGCCGGCCGGGGCGGGGCCGAAGCCGAGCGTGAGCGGGCCCTGGCCCTTGCCGCCGCCGGCGGGCTGCCGGTCTTTGTCGGCGCGGGGCTCGGAGCCGGCATCGCGGCCGTGGCCGCAAACCATGCCGGGCCGATCTTCGTTTTGGACAAGGAAGAGGCCATCGATGCCGCGACCGGCGTGCGCAAGGCTCTGGCGGACAGGCCCTCCGTCGTCTTCCTGGACGACGCGGACCCGCGCCGGGCGGCGGCCAGGGTCACGGACGCGGCCCGGCAGGCCGGATTTTCCGCCCTGGCCGTCATCGCCCACCCGGCCTACCCGCGCCTGGACCCGGCCTGGTACGGCGCGGTCGTAACCGCCCTTCGCGGCTACGACGCCCTGCGCGCGCGGCTTCGCGGCCCGCGCTTCGCCGGGGGGCCGCCCCGGGTGCTCATCCTTTCGCGCCCCTATTTCCTCTACCGCGAGATCGAAGCGGCGCTGACGCGCCTCGCCATCACCTGGCGACGCGTGGCGACGGGCACCGGCGACACCGGCGACGAAGGGACCGTGGCCGCGATCCTCGGCGCCATCACCGATTTCCACCCGGACATGGCGCTGACCGTCAACCACCTGGGCCTCGACCGGGAGGGGCGGCTGGCCGGGCTTCTAGCCGACATCGGCCTGCCCCTGGCCTCCTGGTTCGTGGACAGCCCGAGGCTCATTCTCCACGACTACGCCGCCCTGGCCACAGACGCGACCATGGTCTTTTCCTACGACGCCGACGCCCTGCCGGAACTCGCCTCGGCGGGCTTTCGCCACACGGCCTGGCTGCCCCTGGGCACCGACCCGCACCTGTTTTCGCCCCTGGCCGCCGATCCCGCCGCGCCGCATCCCTGGCGGGCTGACGTCTCCTTCGTCGGCGCGTCCATGGCGGAGCAGGCCAGGGAGGCGCTTGCCCGGCTCACCCCCTTTCCCGCCCTGCGCCGCGCCCTGCCGCAAGCGGCGGCGGCTTTCATGGCCAGCCCGGAAAAAAGCGCCCGAGCCTTTCTCGCCGCCGACCCGGGCCGCGGCCCCGCCTACGCGGCGCTGCCCACGGCCGAAGCGCGCCTCGACGCCGAGCTGGCGCTCACCTGGGAAGCGACGAAACGTTACCGCCATGCCTGCGTGCGGGAACTCCTGCCCTTTTCGCCGCTTATCGCCGGCGACGCGGACTGGGAGACGGTCCTGCCGGGCATGGGCAAAGCCTGGCGCGCCACCGGTCCCCTGGACTACTACGCCGACCTGCCCGGATTTTACCCGCGCAGCGCCGTCAATCTCAATTGCACGAGCCTGCAGATGAAAGGGGCGGTCAACCAGCGGGTCTTCGACGCCCCAGCCACCGGGGCCTTCGTCCTCTCCGACGCCCGGGAACAGCTCGCCCGGCTCTTCGACATCGGCCGCGAAGCCATCACCTACGCGGTTCCCGAAGAAATCGGCCCGCTGGTGCGCCACTACCTGGCCCATCCGGCCGAACGCGCGCGCATCGCCACGGCCGCCCGCAAACGCGTGCTGGCCGAACACACCTACGACAAACGCCTCACAGACCTTCTCGCGGCCATGAAGGGAATTTTTGGGTAA
- a CDS encoding LysM peptidoglycan-binding domain-containing protein — protein MQHHMKSFAVAAAAICGLLGVFAVSGCGKYDSLERNAQYVSDDLARENARAAYESVVKTHERWVSSGGGKAADDQVYGAYKDAYEQYAILYNELLDRQGKSFSGHLFMVSDELPPPPPGMPAQAPKPKAPAPKPVSAAPVSHELDDASRAAAPPAGIPMAPAVPAVKAKPAAASDNPFAPISGQGRASAKTQSSGADSYVIASGDTLRKIAKRFGISEKSLMEANGITDPDKIAAGKTLTIPKH, from the coding sequence ATGCAACACCATATGAAATCCTTTGCCGTGGCCGCTGCGGCGATTTGTGGCCTTTTGGGCGTGTTCGCCGTATCCGGTTGCGGCAAATACGATAGTCTGGAGCGCAACGCCCAATACGTTTCCGACGACCTGGCCCGCGAGAACGCCCGGGCCGCCTACGAGAGCGTGGTGAAAACCCACGAGCGCTGGGTTTCTTCCGGCGGCGGCAAAGCCGCGGACGACCAGGTCTACGGCGCGTACAAAGACGCCTACGAACAGTATGCGATTTTGTATAACGAATTGTTGGACCGGCAGGGAAAGAGTTTCTCCGGGCACCTGTTCATGGTGTCCGACGAGCTGCCGCCGCCGCCGCCGGGCATGCCGGCCCAGGCGCCCAAACCCAAAGCGCCCGCTCCCAAACCGGTTTCCGCCGCGCCCGTGAGCCATGAACTGGACGATGCGTCCCGTGCCGCCGCTCCGCCGGCGGGCATCCCCATGGCCCCGGCGGTTCCGGCGGTGAAAGCCAAACCGGCGGCCGCGTCCGACAATCCCTTTGCGCCGATCTCCGGCCAGGGCCGCGCTTCCGCCAAGACGCAATCGTCGGGGGCGGACAGCTACGTCATCGCCTCGGGCGACACCCTGCGCAAGATCGCCAAGCGCTTCGGCATCAGCGAGAAAAGCCTCATGGAAGCCAACGGCATCACCGATCCCGACAAGATCGCCGCCGGCAAGACCCTCACTATTCCAAAGCATTAG
- a CDS encoding GNAT family N-acetyltransferase produces the protein MNFACLARQAFDAEAFGLDFFRVTRLDYARLGPELARLRAMPRVMADARIAASDREADLFLQRNGFRKVCIQIRYGRDVPPDVATDCSPGDTAENRLPPGAVSRHVDNLVYDRFNLDAAVQKAGRDRFQTAWIANSLASPVIRKVYDGESFVSFKLEGREAVVDIVSVLVHRRGVGTRLMGRVLAAAARAGCARLIVTTEAENEPACRMYEKNGFMPEAHFSRFHYASTGADAPETRFA, from the coding sequence ATGAATTTTGCGTGCCTCGCGCGGCAGGCTTTTGATGCCGAGGCCTTTGGCCTGGATTTTTTCCGGGTGACGCGCCTGGATTATGCCCGGCTCGGGCCGGAGCTTGCCAGGCTTCGGGCCATGCCGCGCGTCATGGCCGATGCGCGCATTGCCGCCTCCGACCGGGAGGCCGATCTTTTTTTGCAGCGAAACGGCTTCCGCAAGGTCTGCATCCAGATCCGCTACGGCCGGGATGTGCCCCCGGACGTGGCGACCGATTGCAGCCCCGGGGACACGGCGGAAAACCGCCTGCCGCCCGGGGCCGTTTCCCGGCACGTGGACAATCTGGTCTACGACCGCTTCAACCTGGACGCCGCCGTGCAAAAGGCCGGCCGGGACAGGTTTCAGACGGCCTGGATCGCCAATTCCCTGGCCTCGCCCGTCATCCGCAAGGTCTACGACGGCGAGAGCTTCGTCAGCTTCAAGCTGGAGGGGCGCGAGGCGGTTGTGGACATCGTGTCCGTGCTCGTCCACAGGCGCGGCGTCGGAACGAGGCTCATGGGCCGGGTGCTGGCGGCGGCGGCCAGGGCCGGATGCGCGCGCCTGATCGTCACCACCGAGGCGGAAAACGAGCCGGCCTGCCGCATGTACGAGAAAAACGGGTTCATGCCCGAGGCGCATTTCTCCAGGTTCCACTACGCATCCACCGGGGCGGACGCCCCTGAAACGAGGTTCGCATGA